The Phaseolus vulgaris cultivar G19833 chromosome 5, P. vulgaris v2.0, whole genome shotgun sequence genomic interval tatattattttattttacttttataataatagtttaaatctTAAGTAaactgttattttttttatctaatttttactttaatattttatttattattgtatttaattttttatttattgtaaatatatttataagaatgttgttaaattctataatttatttaatttattaatattgtaataaatgtaatattatagtttttgttattgttatttttcttataaaataccCGTGTTGTGCACCGGTACAAGTCTAGTTATACTAGATTAGTCATACAAAATCAATATATAAAGTATACTGTTTGTACCTATCAGTTATCCTCTATGAAGTtcagacacttctcttaaatggtgtgtggGTTATcagacaccgacactcgtatgacacctgTAGTACACGTATCtgtgaagtgtcaaattcaagtagtatttgttagatttctgacaattctaatatagttctaacacaattttaaaaagaaaaaatatattaattttctaaaaattcaaattttattgtataaattgttattatgattataaaaataagaaaaaaattcttgtgaaccagtcatgaaaaacatctttttctctaaaaattaatttgaaacatatttgtgcatataaatctttattgtcaatttatataattcataattatataaaatatagatCCATGTCCCCGTAttctacattttagaaattttacgtATCTTCGTATCCATGCCCATGTCGTATCAGTATCCGTGTCAGTGCTAAATAGGTTATCTCTGATGAAGATTGAAATaccaaaagaaaaggaaaggcATTTTGTAGGACAAAAATATGTGGATCATGCAAGGTCATAACTCTCCCAGGGCCCCCTACCTTGCCCTCCCTAACACTGTCTATTGGAAAATCTGATTTATAGTTCATTTGTTATATACTCTAAGCCCGCTGTAATCTTAATAATTCCGTTGTAGTCTAGTTGGTCAGGATATTCGGCTCTCACCCGAAAGACCCGGGTTCAAGTCCCGGCAACGGAATATTTCTTTTTCTATGgaattgtttataaataaaaataatatattttctaaaattgatttatacaCCGCTATAATAACTGTGTAAGAAACATCCTCCAATATTTCTTATGTTTTTCTAACGATCCCAAGTGGCTATACTCTGCAAGCTTTCTTCTAAATATTTCTTAGAATAATGTTTCTAAAATTTGTCAGATACCCAAATCTCTTCATAACCAAAGCGGCGCTCTAACTATATAAATCGCATTTCTCGTCTATAATGATATTTTGGATGAGAGAATAAAAAGGAATAGATATGACGatgataaaattaaagaatataCTTTGTTTAGATATacagaaggaaagaaaaaagaacGAGTGAAAGAATTTCTCTTCACTCTTTTAAGTGAGGAGAAAAAAAgagtaaatataaataaattatataaaaatactttGATAATAGCTAAAagatgtaattttttaatttaatactttgtcctaaaattatttattacttttaaaagTTGTATATACTTTTTTTCCTGTTTCTGTCGACTGTATTTCTAGTTAACCAAACAAGGTTTTTGAAACTTAGCTCCATCATTATAGTGTGATCTCACCAAGAGTCTGAGTTGTTGAACCATAAGAAGATAATAGTAGGACAGAAAACCTTAAATGAGACAATAGCTTCAATTAATTCTTTGCATGTGAaaacatttgaaaaacaataatAACAGCACTACAACAAGACTAGCAATCAACTTTCTTCCACAGCAGCTCCTATTGAAACACCAAACTTAGTTTTTAAGGTTACAGAAAGAGTCTAACATGCTATGACATTAAATATCACTTTTCTTCTAGTTCGTATTTCTCAGAATATTACACGTACAACAGAGCCGATACCAACCAATTCAACAACTACGTTTTCCATCCTCAGCTTGAGCAGCATCCAACTCTCTTCAAAGCAGACACATCATTTTTCAGGTCAATTTTCTCCCCTTTGGCAGGCACAGACGCTGTTCCATTCTCAACACCCTCTACTGCTTTCTTGCTAACAATGCGGTAGATTTGAGTTAGAACTTCAGCAAATGCATTCTCTACATTGGTGGCCTCCAGAGCTGAGGTTTCCATAAAGTAAAGTGATTCTTTCTCAGCATACGACTTCCCATCTTCTGTTGTAACAGCTACCAGGTGGCGAAGGTCTGATTTGTTTCCAACAAGCATCACCACAATGTTGGCGTCTGTGTGATTTCGCAGCTCTTTCAGCCATCTGTCAACATTCTCGAATGTTGCATGGCGAGTAACATCGTACACCAGAAGCGCACCAACTGCGCCACGGTAGTAAGCACTGGTGATGGCACGATAcctacaaaaataaatagtGTGAATCAACAAGATGCAAGTTTGTGGGAAGTCAATTTACAAGTTTGGTGAACTTGATACACGTGATTAATCACAACAATGGGTGGTTATGAAGCAACGTAGACCAACGTTCATTGAGGTGATAATGGCAAGAGAACAGAAACCAAGCAGGACACATTTGTGACATTGGTATTCAACTTGAATAAGAATGCAAGACCATACCCAGAATTTGAAAATAGGATAATCCATATTAGACAATTCTTTTATACAAAGATTAAGGTCCATACAAAGTCAGTGATGCATATGAAAAAGACTGAAAAGAGCATatcttaattttctttcactactattaatttaatttgtatatcATATTTCAAACAAGTACTCATCAAAAGATTAGGGTTGTTCAATAGCAGTAGAACATGAAATAAAATGAAGGCATCTTTTATTTTTACCCCTTCAAGGAATATATTATAGGACAGACTTTCCTGGAAAAATACATAATTTCATCAATATATCaagtatatattaataaattaagtgGTACAAGAACTGTTGATCTCTGCCACCTATCCACGGTTTCATATAGAAATATCATTTCAGTCTTTCAGATGCAATGCAACAAAAAGTTTCCAATGCACACTTTCAGTCAATCACAAGGTCTACAGTGATATATGCAGTAAAAATTCAACAATACTTTATTCTTACCAGTATAGGTGGTGCTATAAGGGTTTTGGTTGGGAGGAAGGGGAGAAATGAAGAATCTTTTCAAGGAAATTTTGATGAAGAACGAGCTACAGTTTGTTGAACTATTGAAGGGAAATAATTGACAGTAAATATATGGGCCAAAATATTGACACTACAATATACACTTCCAGGTATGTCTCTGAACTAATTTGGAAATTTTCAAATAGGTCcctaaactattttttttattggatcCCTAAACGAAAAAAAGTAGGTCCCCAGAGTTATTTTTTGGCAGCTTGAAACTGCTAGAAAATACAATTTATGGCAGTTTTAAAAGCCCTGGGGACTCAATTAAAAAATTGCAAAATCAAGGAacctaattaaaataattagttaaaggGCCTGCTTGAAAATTTCCAGAGTTAATGGACCTGCTTAAAAATTTAACCAAATTATTACCATTATTTAATAAGAACAGCAAGGATGACGTTGAGTGATTTAAATATCATTGATGTGTCAGCCTATAAGCTTACAGATATAATTTCCTTGAGTATAAAACAGAACTTGTTTATTTTATAAGACTCATTAACCTCACCAGACTTTCCACAAAATGCAATGATAGCCAACAAGGAGTATGATTAATTACTCAAGTACGTAACCCAAGAAAAGGTCAAAACTCAACTTTTCAAGGGATCTTTCATATAACATGTATTAAATGAAAACTATATAATCAATTTCTATTGGCATATGCTTAATAAAGGCATGCTTGATTTTATTTTGCAAAACCAGGCCAAAGTTCATCTGAGATCACACATGATCAAAGCCCagacatatatatacatatttcaAACCCTTCCCAAGCTATAAGGTAGAAATGAGAAAGCTAAAGTTCAACCTATTTACCCATAGAACTAAGATCTAAAAGGAAGAAATTTGCACAATAATCCCAAGGTCAGATCATGAagaaaataatactaaaaataaaatcgtAGAAAATTTTAAGTTTTGCAGATTCGGAATATCCACTTACAGAGAAATAGAGTATAAATAGTTTAAGTTAACACAGGAggatcatattttattttcaatagcAACACCTGCCATAAAAGACAATAAGATATTTAAACAAATAGTGAAAAGAGGAATTACTGATGCATACACAACAGTAGATAGCCTTTTCTCAAGAAGGAAAACCCGTGCAATGAAGCATTGTTTGTGCATGAGCCATTACAAGACCCAAATGTAGTACAAACTACAATCTAGTCAGATATCAATAAGTTATTAGTCAAGTTCAATTGAATTAAGTGACCATCCTATTCAATGCATTTCAAATTCAAGTGTTACACAAACTTCTATTTTGAGACCATACAAACCACGAGTTTCAATCCCATCCCATCATCCAATTCATTGTTGAAACCCCATTTAACAAATTTGACCATGTCAACACTCACAGACAAGATGCCAAACTCATAAAATAACACAGCAACACATCATCAGGTAATAATCTATTCCCATTTCACACCAACAGCGCATCAAAGAATTGAATCACATGACATCAACAACATCCGATTCACTCCATTTTCTAAACACTACATCGCCTCACTGACGGTCCCACTTCCACCGCCGATCTCAAAAGCACAAAACCCAAACCGACTCCACAAACCAAATCTAGCACAAGCAATAACACTAACTAACCGAATTGGCTGATTCCACAAACACACACTTCACTTACACTTCTAAAATTATAGCGAGCTTCCACACTAGATCACGATCCCCCCAATTATGCAACAAAAACAATATCATACCCTCTTCCCACTTATACTACATGGATCACAAAACAACATTAAACTCAGCTaagtaaaacaaaaaacaaaccaACAAAAACCCAGTTGAACATACGCAAAATTAGATCCACCCAAATAAACCAACCCTTCAAATAATCACTTTTTTCCCATTACTGTTGACCATTTAAAAGTAGGGTTTTTGACTTGAAACAAGGGTACCCATTAGTGTGTTAAGCATGATCTTGCATTGTGGGAAGGGAAAGGAAAGGGAGAAGGGGCAAAACCTTTCTTGGCCCGCGGTGTCCCAGATCTGGGCCTTGATGACTTTGGAATCGACGTTCAAGGTGCGAGTGGCGAACTCGACGCCAATGGTGGACTTGGACTCCAAGTTAAACTCGTTCTTGGTGAAGCGAGAAAGCAGGTTGGACTTGCCGACGCCGGAGTCTCCGATGAGGACAACCTTGAAGAGGTAGTCGTAGTCGTCGTCGGCTCTGTAACCCGCCATTGGTGGTGTTGCTGCAGCGTGCTCTGTTATCTGCTGTGAATGCGAAAAAAGGGAAGCAAAGGAAAGAAGAGAGG includes:
- the LOC137835260 gene encoding ras-related protein RABA1b, producing the protein MAGYRADDDYDYLFKVVLIGDSGVGKSNLLSRFTKNEFNLESKSTIGVEFATRTLNVDSKVIKAQIWDTAGQERYRAITSAYYRGAVGALLVYDVTRHATFENVDRWLKELRNHTDANIVVMLVGNKSDLRHLVAVTTEDGKSYAEKESLYFMETSALEATNVENAFAEVLTQIYRIVSKKAVEGVENGTASVPAKGEKIDLKNDVSALKRVGCCSS